In Carassius carassius chromosome 19, fCarCar2.1, whole genome shotgun sequence, a single genomic region encodes these proteins:
- the LOC132094711 gene encoding mediator of RNA polymerase II transcription subunit 4-like, whose product MRRRGETVMAAAEKPTKEKLLSTLDDIEVLSRELIEMLALSRTQKLPQPGEDTDILELLVQRDKEFQELMQTAVEQGKVHQEMQALEKEVEKRDSDIQQLQKQLKEAEHILATAVYQAKEKLKSIEKARHGSISSEEIIKYAHRISASNAVCAPLNWVPGDPRRPYPTDLEMRSGILGNMSNMPTNGVNGHLPGDALAAGRLPDILTPQYPWQSADVSMGILPPHHGNDFGLEPPGHNKENEDDVEAMSTDSSSSSSDSD is encoded by the exons ATGCGCAGACGAGGAGAAACTGTCATGGCGGCGGCAGAGAAACCGACGAAAGAGAAGCTTTTATCCACTCTGGATGATATTGAAGTCTTATCAAG AGAGCTGATAGAGATGCTGGCGCTGTCCAGGACACAGAAACTGCCCCAGCCTGGAGAGGACACCGAT ATACTGGAGCTGTTAGTGCAGAGAGATAAAGAGTTCCAGGAGCTGATGCAGACGGCGGTGGAGCAGGGCAAAGTGCACCAGGAGATGCAGGCTCTGGAGAAGGAGGTCGAGAAGAGAGACAGCGATATCCAGCAGCTCCAGAAACAACTCAAAGAGGCTGAGCATATACTG GCCACTGCTGTCTACCAAGCCAAAGAAAAGCTGAAGTCTATCGAAAAGGCCAGACATG GGAGTATCTCTTCAGAGGAGATCATCAAATACGCTCACAGGATCAGTGCCAGTAACGCAGTGTGTGCTCCTCTCAACTGGGTTCCAG GTGACCCCCGCAGGCCGTACCCCACGGATCTGGAGATGCGCAGTGGAATACTGGGTAACATGAGCAACATGCCCACCAACGGAGTGAACGGGCACCTGCCAGGAGACGCACTGGCTGCTGGGAGATTGCCAG ATATTCTAACTCCACAATATCCTTGGCAGTCCGCTGATGTTTCCATGGGGATTCTGCCTCCTCACCATGGCAACGATTTTGGCCTGGAGCCACCTGGTCATAACAAGGAAAATGAAGATGATGTTGAGGCCATGTCAACAGATTCCTCCAGCAGCAGCAGTGACtcagactga
- the itm2bb gene encoding integral membrane protein 2Bb isoform X1: protein MVKVSFNKALAIKDTKKECLITGVQDTEAAVLVRPQSKVWCWCFCLGLALVLSGLVVGGAYLYRYHVLEMQEIVDGRADNRKDTHTSMPLEEQVFICGLNYFEEDYEFDEEVEVETPMRLIEENVSFFEDDEVELIKVPVPEFADGDPAGILHDFTMKLTAYLDMNLDRCYIITLNTSIVMPPRDFQEFLVNVKAGMYLPQTYLVREEMMITERMDSTSDLGYYINNLCKDKDTYRLQRRETILGMQKREALNCHKIRHFENKFVVETLICEP, encoded by the exons ATGGTGAAAGTCTCTTTTAACAAGGCTCTCGCCATAAAGGATACAAAGAAGGAATGTCTTATTACTGGTGTACAG GATACTGAGGCAGCAGTGTTGGTGCGTCCGCAGTCTAAGGTGTGGTGCTGGTGCTTCTGTCTGGGATTGGCTCTCGTTCTCTCTGGCCTAGTGGTGGGAGGAGCCTACCTATATAGATACCATGTTCTTGAG ATGCAGGAGATCGTGGATGGCAGAGCAGATAATAGGAAGGATACACACACATCTATGCCTTTG GAGGAGCAGGTGTTCATCTGTGGGTTGAACTACTTTGAGGAAGACTACGAGTTTGATGAGGAGGTGGAGGTTGAGACACCAATGAGGCTGATTGAAGAGAATGTGAGCTTTTTCGAAGACGATGAGGTGGAGCTCATCAAAGTACCAGTCCCTGAGTTCGCAGACGGTGATCCAGCTGGCATCCTGCATGACTTCACCATg AAACTGACTGCTTACCTGGACATGAATCTGGACAGATGCtacatcatcaccctgaacacatCTATTGTCATGCCGCCCAGAGATTTCCAGGAGTTCCTGGTCAACGTCAAG GCAGGAATGTATCTTCCTCAGACATACCTTGTGCGAGAGGAGATGATGATTACAGAAAGGATGGACAGCACCAGTGATCTGGGCTATTACATCAATAACCTGTGCAAAGACAAAGACACGTACAGACTGCAGCGTAGAGAAACCATACTGG GTATGCAGAAACGGGAGGCTCTGAACTGCCACAAGATCCGCCATTTTGAAAACAAGTTTGTGGTGGAGACTTTGATCTGCGAGCCATGA
- the itm2bb gene encoding integral membrane protein 2Bb isoform X2: MVKVSFNKALAIKDTKKECLITGVQDTEAAVLVRPQSKVWCWCFCLGLALVLSGLVVGGAYLYRYHVLEEEQVFICGLNYFEEDYEFDEEVEVETPMRLIEENVSFFEDDEVELIKVPVPEFADGDPAGILHDFTMKLTAYLDMNLDRCYIITLNTSIVMPPRDFQEFLVNVKAGMYLPQTYLVREEMMITERMDSTSDLGYYINNLCKDKDTYRLQRRETILGMQKREALNCHKIRHFENKFVVETLICEP, translated from the exons ATGGTGAAAGTCTCTTTTAACAAGGCTCTCGCCATAAAGGATACAAAGAAGGAATGTCTTATTACTGGTGTACAG GATACTGAGGCAGCAGTGTTGGTGCGTCCGCAGTCTAAGGTGTGGTGCTGGTGCTTCTGTCTGGGATTGGCTCTCGTTCTCTCTGGCCTAGTGGTGGGAGGAGCCTACCTATATAGATACCATGTTCTTGAG GAGGAGCAGGTGTTCATCTGTGGGTTGAACTACTTTGAGGAAGACTACGAGTTTGATGAGGAGGTGGAGGTTGAGACACCAATGAGGCTGATTGAAGAGAATGTGAGCTTTTTCGAAGACGATGAGGTGGAGCTCATCAAAGTACCAGTCCCTGAGTTCGCAGACGGTGATCCAGCTGGCATCCTGCATGACTTCACCATg AAACTGACTGCTTACCTGGACATGAATCTGGACAGATGCtacatcatcaccctgaacacatCTATTGTCATGCCGCCCAGAGATTTCCAGGAGTTCCTGGTCAACGTCAAG GCAGGAATGTATCTTCCTCAGACATACCTTGTGCGAGAGGAGATGATGATTACAGAAAGGATGGACAGCACCAGTGATCTGGGCTATTACATCAATAACCTGTGCAAAGACAAAGACACGTACAGACTGCAGCGTAGAGAAACCATACTGG GTATGCAGAAACGGGAGGCTCTGAACTGCCACAAGATCCGCCATTTTGAAAACAAGTTTGTGGTGGAGACTTTGATCTGCGAGCCATGA